The genomic segment GGCTGGCCGTCCTCGTGGGAGATCAATCAACGGCAGGACCAGACGCCTGGGTCTTCTTGACTGTAGAGGCATAGGAGAGTGTGGCAGGCCTGTCACCATATAGACCACATTGACTCCAGCGGTGAGCCTGGAAGGCCAAGGACGGGTCACAACCGCGCGTCCTCACCCTGCTTGAGCGGCGTTTGCTTTGGGTCAAGCCGTTCCACCCCTTCAAGACCAGGAGGGTCAATCCACCTGAAGCGGCGGTGAGAAAGAGAGGCCTGGCCAGACTCAACTGTCCTTACGGTTCCATTCCAGCGTGCCCTTCTCGCGTTGTCAGCACGGCGCGACTTGCATCTGCCAGTGGCAGGTGGCCCAGTCCCAAGATCAGCAGTGTGGTCACCAGCCTCGCGAACAGCAGGATCAGTTCAGGATTCCTGCCGTTCATCAGGTGGCTTCCCTGGTGAGGTCCGGCCTGAGGCGTTGGGCAATCCGCTACCAATGTACGGCCAGGTGCACGCCGATAAGGAGGATCGTCAGGGTGGCTGACGCCTTGTGCACGCTCAACCAGAAGTTGTTGGGAACGACGGTTCAACTCAGCAGGGGGAGCAGCGCTCCGCTGATCATCAGACCAGATCCACCGATCGGAAGCATCGTGAAAAACAGGGCCAGGTTGAACCACTTGGCAAAGGTCGTCTGCCCGGGGCGTTTGCGGTTGGACGGCTTGAACACACGCACCACCCATTTCCAGCGCCAGATCACGTGGAAGAACAGCGGCGCGAAAATCACGAGGCCCAGCCATTCGTGAAGGGGAATGCCCGTAGTCGTAGAGGCACCCGCGAGCATGAAGGTGACGAACAACACCAGGTAGAGTCGCCCGTTTCGCCAAGTCACGTCCGTCTTTCTGGGGACGTTCCATTCACAACTTCACCCTGGTACTGAAGTGCGGGACACTTCTGGGAAAGGCGGGCTTAACGGACGAGGACATGATGATCTTCTGAGCTGGCTGGGACGAGAAAAGACGGCGCCTGTCTCCGAGCCCTGGAAGCGTCCGTCTGAGTGACTGAGGGTGACGGGCTTGGTCCCAGCCCTTCCGTCGCCTGCTCCAGGGGGAGAACGCCGGAACCCACAACCTTAGGCTCTGCGCGGGTCAGGAGGAGAAGGGAGCGATCCAGAAACGGCCGATAAACACCAGGAGAGCCAGGATGGCGAGCACGAGCGTTGGTGCGGCGGCTTCACGCCGTTTGACGTGGACGTTCGCGGCGCCGAGCATCAGCACGGCCAGGGCGAGGGCGGCAATTGGGGTGAGCCACGGCAGGATGCCTAAGGCAGCGGGAAGGAGGAGGCCCAGACCTCCAAGGACCTCGGCGAGACCGATCAAGCGGATGGAGTTGGCGTCGAAATCGTTGATCCATCCCATAGCGGGTGGCACTACAGCAGGTTTGGGTCTGGCAAGTTTGTTGAGGCCTGCTCCGAGGAAGACGAGGGCGAGGAGGGCCTGCAGGACCCAGAGGGCGATGTGCATCGAAGACTCCTTGTTGGATGATGGCTCGTTACTGCATTCAAGTTATAAGTTGTAACACCTCTTGTCAATCCACTCTTCTTATCCACTTTGGAGGGCGGGCAGCAAGGATCGACAAAGCGGCATGTCTGGGATCCCTGAGGCATCCCCCAACACTCACAGTGGCTTATTACCGCCCTGGAACCGCATTATCACCACGAGCAGGCCTGCCACGGCTTTTCTATTATGGTGGTCGCCTCTGGGGAGGCGCATGGAATTCCCTCTTGCTTTTCTATGTTCCAACATCTAATATAGGTGGCATAGGAAGCACGTAGTCGGCCACAAGGGCCAAAACACAGCCTGGGTTACCGCCCTGTAGATGTCACACCACCTAGACGCGCTGTAAGGAGTTCCCATGATTCTTCCCGCCACAATCCCCTACCTACAACTTTCCGCCGACCGTATCGGTGCCAATCCCCCGCACCACACCCTCCCCGGTACTGTCCGGCTCAGCACCGTGACTCTCCAGATCAACAACCTCGACGCGTCCGTCGACTACTACACCCGCGTCATCGGCCTCACCCTTCACGAGCAAAGCGAAGTGGATGGCCAGCGCCGCGCCCGCCTCGGTACACCCGACGGTGAGATCTTTCTGGAGCTGCGCGAAAAGCCGGGCGTGAAGTACGCTCCTCACCGCGGCCGGCTCGGCATTTACCACTTCGCCCTGCTGCTCCCGACCCGTGACGACCTCGCCCGCTTTGTCCGCAACGCGCTGGACCTCGGCGTGCACGTTGGAAGCGGCGACCACCACTACAGTGAAGCGACGTACCTCAAGGACCCTGACGGCATCAGCATCGAGGTGTACCGTGACCGCCCCCGCGAGGATTGGCAAGTCACCGAGGGTGGAGAGATCGTTGGTCGCGGCGATCCCCTCGACCTGGAAGCCCTGAAAATCTCAGCTGGCGATAGCCCCTGGACGGGCCTTCCCAACGGCACCACCATCGGCCACATGCACTTCTACATCGGTGACATCGCCGAAGGTGAGCGCTTCTACCACGCTGGGCTGGGCTTCCCCAAAGTCACCTGGTCCTTTATCGCCCCCTCGGGCCTCTTCGTCGGCGCCGGTGGCTACCACCACCACATCGGCCTGAACACCTGGGCTGCCGGTAGCCCCCCCTCCGGCGAGAACGATGCCCGCCTGCTCACCTGGGACCTGATCCTCCCCGATCAAACCACGTTGGAGCAGACCGTGCAGAGCCTGCAAACGGAAGGCTTTGAGGTGACGGCCACGCCCGAAGGCCCCGTTGCCAATGACCCCTGGGGCATCACCGTCCGTCTCCGCACCGCCTGACCTCTCCAGTATCCTTCACTTCCTCCGGGAGCACACCATGACCACGAACAGCACTGCCATCCCTTCTGACAAGGCTCAGAAGCTCACAGGACAAGAATTTGCCACCTTCGGCGCCGTTCACCTCGACGTCACGAACCTGCAACGCTCTGTGGAATTCTGGCGGTCATATATCGGCCTGCAAGTGCGCAGCGCGACCGCCGACTCAGCCGAGTTGGGCACTGCAAGCACCACGTTGGTTGTCCTGCACGCCACCGCCAAGACGCCCTTCAAGAACGGTTACAGCGGCATCTATCACCTCGCCATACACCCTTCCAATGAAGTGGAGTTCGCCCGGGTGTTGGCCCGCCTCATCACCAAGCGCTACCCCATCTCGCCCACGGACCATACGATGTCCAAAGCCCTCTACATGGAGGACCCGGACGGGATCACCGTGGAAGTCACGCTGGAAACGCCCGAGCGCATGGCCCGCCTGGAGTTCGGTCCCCGGGGCCCGGTCGCCATCGATACCGACGGCACCGTGCGCGCCGCATCGGCCGCCTTGGATGTGGAGGCGGTACTGAAGGCTTTGCCTGACCACGACTTGACCCAGCCCCTGGCTGACGGTACGAAGGTGGGGCACGTGCATCTGTATGTGTCGGACGTGGAGGCGGCCCACCGGTTCTACAAAGGCCTGGGCTTTCTGGACAATATGTATCTGCCCCAGTACGGCATGGCCGACCTCGGTGCCGGGGGCGCCTTTGGACACCGCATCGCAGTCAATGCCGGGCAGACCCGCGGTCGGCCGCAGGCACCGATCGGCACCGCCGGACTCCGGTACTACACCATCCGGTTCGACACCCAGGAGCGCCTGAAGGCGGCCCTGCAAACGGTGCCCTCCGCCCAGGAGCAGGCCGATGGATTCCTGATTGCAGACCCCGCCGGCAACAAAGTCCTTCTGACCGCTTAATTGGGGCAAGATCGGGCACCCGTCTGATCCCACTTCAGAAGAACGTGAAGTCTGCCTTCCCTGCACAACGTATGAAGGGGGAGGGCAAGGTCCGCCAGAAGGTTAGAGGAAGAGGAGACCCTGGAGGCCCCATTCAGTTCTTGTCGGCACACGGACACCGTACGGTGTCCGTGTGTTTTGCACTTGATCCCTTGACGCGCTTCGCGAACCTCTTTTCCCGGATGAACGCGACGGCGAAGCCTCCTTAAAGCGTCGAGACCCGCTTCGTCAGGTGAGCACTGTGCCTTCCCTGGAAGGCGCGCTTGGTGCCGCTTCAGATCTCCACGGATGGTCCTCCAAAAGGCGGGAGTCGGTACCCTCAGGCCTCACCTGAATCGGAAGATGGTGTCGTAACACCAGATGTTATTTAATAAGGGGGGAGCGATGCCCACGTACTCCGTCCCGCGAATCTCTATGCCACATGGGACGGTAGAGCACGATTCCTGGCGACCACCTCCTCTGGATACTCCTTGACCTGAAGCAGACACCCCCTTGCATTTCTATGTTGCAACATCTAATATATGGGACATAAGCAGCAGGCAACCGAAGGGGGGCCACTAAGGCCTCTCTTAAGTGAAGCCTAATAGGTGTTACACCACTTAGCATATCAACAAGGAGCTTCTCTGATTCTTCCTCCCACGACTCCCCTGCAACCTACGGCCCGAAGTCCAAGAACAGAAGACTTTGATGTGACCTCCACGCCTGAGGGCCCAGTCACCAATCACCTCTGGGGCCTCACCAGTCACCTCTATACCGTTTAATCCCTCGCTCCCATTCATCTGCTTCAGGAGACCACCATGACCACGATCAACAGCCAGGCCAGCACCCCCGTCCGTTCCAGCAAAGCCCTCAACATCACCCTCTGGGTCCTGCAAGTCCTCCTCGCCGCCGCCTTCCTGATGACCGGCCTGATGAAGCTCGCCATGCCCCTCACCCAGGTCGCCCAGAGCCTGCCCTGGGTCAACGACGTCCCCGCCGCCCTCGTACGCTTTATCGGTCTCGCGGAGTTCGCCGGTGCACTGGGTCTGATCCTGCCCGCTGCCACCCGTATCCGCCCCAACCTCACGCCCCTGGCGGCCCTCGGCCTGGTGGCCGTACTCGTCCTCGCCGCCGCGTTCCACGTCAGCCGCGGCGAAGCCATGATGGTCCCTATGAACCTGATCCTGGCCGCCCTCGCTGGCGTCGTGGCCTGGGGCCGCACCCGCAAGGCCCCTATCCAGTCCCGCTAAGCCCGTCCAGAACATCGAGGAAACCTGACATGACCCAGTCCGTCCAGCAACCCGCCCGCGTCACGCCCATCGACCCGAAGCTCACCCTCGGCGAAGTCGCCCTGACCGTCCGTCAGATGGACCGCACCGTACAGTTCTACACCCAAGTTCTGGGCCTGACCCTGCTCGCCCGTGACGCGGCGCGCGCGGTGCTGGGTACGGCGGACGGACACCCCCTGGTGACCCTGCGTCACGCTCCTGGTGCGCCTCTGCCTCCTGTGAACGCCACGGGCCTGTATCACCTGGCGATCGCCTTTCCCACCCGACCCGACCTCGCCCGCTGGCTGCAACATGCCTCCGCACTCGGGTTGCAACTCGGACAGTCCGACCACCTCACGCACGAAGCGTTCTACTTCGACGATCCTGAGGGCAACGGCATCGAGATTTACGTGGACTGGCCGCAGGAGCAGTGGCCCTTCAAGGACGGCAAGTTCACCGCGGACGCTGCTGTGAGAAAGGGCATCGACATCCAGGACCTGCTCGGCACCCTCGCGCCGGAGGGTGCGGGCTGGACGGGCGCACCGATCGGCACACGCATGGGACACGTTCACCTCAAGATGAGCGACCCCAGGGCGACCCGGGCCTTCTACGAGGCGGTCATGGGCTTCGACATCGGCTTCGACGACATGGGCGCGGTATTTGCCGGAGCGGGCGGGTACCACCATCATGTGGGCAACAACACTTGGCACAGCCAGGGCGGTCGCAAGCCGCTTCAGGGTGCACAAGGCCTGCACCACTACACCATTGAGCTGTCGAGTGAGGCGGAACTCGCCGCCGTCACGGGCCGGCTCAACGCTGCGGGGATCGCAGTACGTGAGGAAGCCGCAGGCCACGTCACGCACGACCCCTCGGGCAACCGGGTGCTGCTCCGCGCCGCGCCGTCCACCGCCGAGAGTGCCCTCGCGGCCCTCACAAGCTCGTAAACCTCGCCCTTCTTCCCTATCTAGGAGATCCCATGTCCAGATTGACTTTCGCACTCCTCGTTGCTGCCGCTGCCGGCGCCGCCTTGTTCCTCAACCGCCGCCGCGCGGCTGCGGACTCCCCTTCGACCGCTCCCGCAACGCCCGTCCCTGCCGAAGCCCCTTCCACCGCTTCAGCAACGCCCGTTCCCGCCACCGTCACCCCTTCGCCCGTGACCCAAAAGAAACAGACCATGCGCGCCCTGAACGTCCCCGCCGCCGGCGAACAACCCCAGCTCTCCGACGTGCCTACCCCCGTGCCCACCGAAGGCACCGTCCTGATCCGGGTCAAGGCGGCTGGTCTGAACCCCATCGACAACGCTGTCGCTGCCGGCATGCTCGCCCATTGGGGCCTGCCCTACCAGTACCCTACGGTGATCGGCCGGGACGCTGCCGGTGTGGTCGAGGCCGTCGGTGAAGGCGTGGACCACGTCAAGGTGGGCGATGAAGTGCTGGGCCACGTGCTGCTCGCCCCGCCCATTTCCGCCGGCACGCTCGCCGAGTACGCACTGCTCCCCGCTGCCGCCGTCACCAAGAAGCCTGCTGGGCTGGACTTCACCACCGCTGCTGCCCTGCCCCTGGCCGGCGCGTCCGCCGTCCAGGTGATTGACGCCATCCACCCGCAGCCTGGACAGACCGTGCTCGTGAACGGCGCTTCCGGTGGGGTGGGCTCCTTCGTCGTGCAGCTGCTCGCTGCCCGCGGCGTCAAAGTGGTTGCGACAGGGAAGGCGCGCGACACTGCTCGCCTGAAAGACCTGGGCGCAACCCAGGTCGTGGACCACACGGCTGGCCCGGTGGCCGACCAGGTGCGGGCCCTTTACCCGGACGGAGTGGACGCCCTCATCAACCTGCACGGCATGGACCCCTCCGCCGTGCCCTTGGGTGCCGTGCGCCAGGGCGGCAAGGTTTCCGGTGTGGCCGCCGTGCCTGACGAAGCCACCCTGAGCGCCGCTGGACTGACTGGTGGTTCCGTGATGGCCATGCCCGTCCGGGAAGTGCTGGCCCCGCTGGCTGAGCAGGCCGCTGCTGGCAAGCTCCAGGTGGTTGTTTCCGACGTGCTGCCCCTGGAGCGGGCAGCGGAGGGCCTGGGACGCCTCGCCACTGGTGGAGCGGGCGGGAAGCTCGTCGTCACCCTCTAAGACAAAGCACTGTCCTGACACTCAAGGTCTGGTGGGTTGGAACGGTCCAACCCACCAGGCTCGACTTGCCCGAAGCGCCAGGACTCCACCCGATCTCCATTCTGTCAGGAGTCCCATGAAGCAGTTTCTTCCGCCCCGTCAAGAAGCGAGAATGTCCACGCGCCTGATCCAGGTGGGCGCGCTGGTCCTCCTGGGTGCCCTGGCGTACCGTCACGCCCGCCGAAGTGCCCCGTCACTTCCAGTTGGCACCCCTGTCCCCCTCGATCCGAGAACGAAGATCCTGGACGCCTTGCTCAAAAAGGCTCCTGGTCCCTCCATTTCCGAAATCACCGCCGAGGAAATGATTCAGAGGTCGAGTGCGCAGCAGTCCGGACCGCTTTTCCGGCTGATCACCGGCTGGCCTCGTCGTGGGGTTCAGCACGAAGACCGGACGATTCCTGGACGTGCAGGGCCTATTCCCATCCGCATCTACACCCCAGAGCGCTCTTCCGGCGCAGCCAGACCGCTCGTGCTTTCCATTCACGGAGGTGGCTGGGCCCAGGGGAGCCTGGATATGGCGGACTGGATGAGCAGCACGGTCGCTGCGGACCTCGACGCGGTGGTGGTTTCCGTGGACTACCGGCTGGCGCCCGCCCATCCTTTCCCAGCGGCAGTGGAAGACTGCTTCGATGCCCTGACCTGGTGCGCAAGCAACAGCGCCTCCCTTGGGGCTTCAGACCGGCTCGGCGTCATGGGAGAGAGTGCGGGCGGGAACCTCGCTGCGGTTCTTGCTCTCCTCGCCAAGGAGCAGGGGGGTCCAACCATTCACCATCAGGCACTGATCTATCCGGCCACCGATATGGCCCACGATTCAGAGTCGCGCCGCAAGAATGTGGATCAGATCATTCTGAATGCTGCTGATCGGAAAGCGTTCGAACGGTTCTACATCCCCGAAGGCACAGACAGAACCGATTGGCGGCTCTCTCCACTCCTGGCACCGAGTCACGCAGGCCTTCCCCCCGCGTTGATTCTGATGGCTGGACACGACGCGCTGCGTGACGACGGCACCCGGTATGCGGAGGCCCTACGTGCCTCGGGCGTCCCGGTTGTGGTGCGCGACTACCCGGCGATGCCCCACGCCTTCATCAGCTTCCCGTACTTCAGTCGAGACGCGGCCCCCGCCATGCAGCAGGTGGTGACGGAGCAGCGCAAGTACCTGAAGACTGGCGTGTGAACCTGAAGTCACTGAGGGGCCAACTGCACCAGCCGGTGCAGTTGGCCCCTCTCGGCCGGTCAGCCACACCTCACGAGGAGCCCGCTTCCATTCGCCGCCGTGTTGCTGGACTCCTTCACTGTACCTAGGTTTGGGATCCTTCCGGCGTGTCTGTCGTTGTCGGTCACCCGCGCCGGATACGGAGACTACGGGTACCCCGTTCCTGAGTTCCTGCGCGCGTATGACGGCTCGCGCCTTCTGGGCATTTCCGTGCGGGAAGCGGCTCAGCTGGTCACCATGCATCCCGGAGAGGTGGTGCTCGCTGCCTCGATCAGCACTTACCGCCTGCGGGACCGCGTGCGCTTTCCCAGGGCGTACGTGCGCCGCCTCATCCAGGAAGCGGCGTAACTCCCCCCACCTGTCTGTTGAGCTTGCGCTTCGAGAAGATCCTTTCTCGGCTCAGGTTCGGGTTGAGGGGATCACTCTTCCCCACCGTCAGGCCATCTCCTGAAAAGCGCCTCGGCTCCCTTCAGTTATGCAGACTTCTGCCGTTATCAATAGACCTCTTACGAAAGTCGTGGGCTAAGGTGGCAGGGTGGAGCGAGACCGTCTGGCACGCATGCGGAAGATGAACCGCAAGCAGTTTCGTCGACGCACCGGGGCCTGCCCAGAAACCTTCGCCGAGATGGAAGAGGTGTTGACGCACCGCGAAGGACGGAAGAAGAAGTCGGGCCGTCCCGCCGCGCTCAGCGTGGCGGAACAATTGCTGAGGACACTGGAGTTCTGGCGCGAGTACCGGACCTTCGCGCACCTGGGTGACGACTGGGGCGTGCACGAAACCACGGTGGAACGCGTGGAAGCGGCCTTGATCGCAAATGCGCGGTTCCAGCTGCCCAAGAAGCGCGTGTTTCAGGAAGCGCAGCTCGTGTACAGCATCGTCGCGGTCGATGCTGCTGAAGTGGCTTGTGAACGACCCAAAAAAGCAGCGCGCTTGGTAAGCGACAAGAAAAAGCGGCACACCCTGAAATTTCAGCTGCTGATCTGCACCGTGACGCAGCGCATCCTGAGCACCGCCACGAGCGCAGGGGCGGTTCATGACCCGAAGCTGTTGCGTCCGTTAGGCGTCCGTTTTCCTGACCAAACGGTGATTCTCGGAGATGCTGGGGATCAGGGCTTGTGGAGAAGCCACACGCACGCCATCACCACCCATAAGGCGACGCTCGCGTCGCCTCTGTCTGCTGAGCAGCGCCAGGAGAACCGTGTGCTGGCCTATACCCGGCAGGCCACACCGCATGTGATTCGTCGCATGAAGATCTTCCGCATATTGAAGGGCGTGTGCCGACATCGGTGTCGGGTTGCGCTCCGGGTTCAGCTCATCGCGGCGCTATGCAATCTCACCCGAGCCTGCGCATCATGACTTTCGCAAGAGGCCTAATCAGGCGTGTTGAAAGACGAGCCACGACGTTCATCGCAGCGCCGTACGGGAACTATCCGGGTCAAACCCATGCGCGAAGGTAAAGGCATATGGAGTGGGACCGTGGGCGTGAAGGTGAGCAAGCCGCTCCCGGGCATCTTCTACGGTAGGCGTACTGTTCGCAGGCACCCACCACAAGGCGAGGTGGGGGGAGGCATAGCGCTGAAACCACTCACGCCGCCGTTTCAGAAAGTCCAAATGCAAGCCCGAATAGGAAAAGGCCCGGAGGGCGCTGAGCCCCTCCCAGACGCTGAGATTGACGATCAGCAACGGGTCGGTGTCGAAAACCACCTCGGTGGCATTCCCCGCATCGTCTTTCAATCGCCAGACGAACCCAGGAGCAGCGTCCGCCAGTCCATTTACCGGGTCTAGTCCCGCTTTAAACTCAGCGATTTCAGGGGCATCCAATGGGAAGTGAAGCTTGGCAACGTTAACCTGCGCGAGATGCATGGGATAGGCCTCCTTCTCGTAGAGCTTGTGTCACTCCCCTATCAGTCTCCTTGTTCTCCATGCTTGCGTCGATCGGATCTACCGATGGCCTTGCCCTTTGTCCTGTCTTTTCCGATTGGACTGGACGCCGCGTTCTTTATAGTGGGGTTATGAATCCTCGCCTGACCCTGGCTCAGCTCCGCATGTTTGTGGCGACAGCTGAGACTGGCGGGTTTGGAGCGGCCGCCGCTGAGCTGAACATGTCGCAAAGCACCATCAGCGAAGCGGTAAAGGGGCTAGAACGCACCCTCGGCACTCCTGTCTTTCGCCGTACGCCAAGTGGTATTCAGTTGACAGATGCGGGCGACGTTGCCCTGAGCTACGCGCGGACGGCCCTGGGAGCAGCGGACGACCTCGAGCGCGCCGTCAAGGATATGGCCGCCCTGCAGCTGACGGGAACGCTCAGCGTCGCCACATACCGGAGCTTGGGCATCCACCTGCTGGCCCCCATCCTGAGCTTCCTGCGTTCTGCTCATCCCCTACTCGAAGTCAGAGTCGTGGACGCCGAGTTGGACGGTGAGAGCGGGCAGCGCTTCATTCGGGAAGGTCAGGTGGATGTGGGATTGATTCAGCTGACCGAGTCGAACGATTTGCTGACCTGGCCCCTCCTCGACGATGAGTACTGGGCCGTCTTTCCCATCCAGCGTGGCAAGCGTCATATGCAGTGGTCGGAGCTGCGCGAACAGCCCCTGCTCCTGCCCCCCAATTCCAATTGCTACACCGCTCTTCGGGCGCATCTCTCGGCACACCTGGGCCAGAAGTACAGCACCCTAGAAGTCGCGGATGACGACGTCATCTTCTCCATGGTGGAACACGGGCTGGGCCTGACCGTGATGCCCCGCCTGGCCACCCTTCCCCTGCGGAGCGGACTGGTGGCCCTGCCACTTCCCAATCCGCTGTACCGCTCTATCGGCGTAGCCGTCAAGCCCGGCCGAGCAGGCTTGCCTCATATTCGGGCGTTTCTCAAAGCCATGCAGGCACACAAGGCTGCGGCCACCATGCCCACCCCTCTCCAGCTCAAATCGTCCTGAAGAGGGATGTTTAAAGTTGATCGTGGAGTCATTGCGAATTTCGCAGTTGGCTTTATTCTTGATCTCGGCATAAATCGGTATGAATCACGGTGGGACGTTCCGTGTGCTGGCCACGTTCCTCATGACTCAAGACGGGCAGAACCAGTGCGAACTTACGCCGCGATGAATAGACCTCTTGCGAAAGTCATGATTGGCAGGCCTGGGTGCGGTTGCACAGCACCGCGATGAGCTGAACTCGAAGGGCAAAGCGACGCCGCCTATGTCGGTACACGCCCTTCAACACAGGGAAGATCTTCATGCGACGGATCACATGTAGGGTGCCCTGCCGGGTATGCGCCAGGACACGGTTCTCCTGGCGCTGCTCCGTGGATAGAGGCGACGCGAGCGTCGCCTTGTGGGTGGTGATGGCGTGCCTGTGGCTTCTCCACAAACCCTGATACCCCGCGTCTCCAATGAGCGCCGTTTGGTGAGGAAAACGGACGCCTGACTGACCCAACAGCTTCAGGTCATGAACCCTACCAGCGCTCGTGGTGGTGCTGAGGATGCGTTGTGTCACGGTGCAGATCAGCAACTGAAACTTCAGGGTGTGGCGCTTTTTCTTCCCGCTGTACCAAGCGTGCTGCTTTTTTTGGACCGTTCACAGGGCACTTCGGAGGCATCAACCGCGGGCGATGCTGTACACGGGCTGCGCCTCCTGAAGCACGCGTTTCTTGGGCATCTGGAACCGCGCACTTTCGATCAGCGCCGCTTCTACGCGTTCCACTGTGCGGTGCACGCCATGCTCATGCACGCCCCAGTCGTCACCCAAGTGCGCGAAGGTCCGGTACTCGCGCCAGAACTCCAGCGTGACTGAGCAGTTGTTCCGCCACGCTGAGCGCGGCGGGGCGGCCAGACTTCTTTTTCCGTCCTTCGCGTCGCCTCAGCACCTCTTCCGTCTCGGCAAAGGCCTCCGGGTAGACCCCGGTGCGTCGACGAAATGGCTTGCGATTCATCCTTAGCGTACGTGTCAGACGGTCTCGCTCCACGCTGCCACCTTAGCCCACGACTTTCGCAAGAGGTCTATTGATACCGGCTGAAGTTGCGGACGTTAGAATGGGTGGATGACGGACCGTTGGCTGCCCTCTCGCCTGACGCGAGCTCAACTTGAAGAACGTCGACTGCACTTCCTCAAGCTGCTCGAAACTGGGCAATACAGCAGCAAGGAACTCGCGGAGCTTCTGGGTGTCTCCATGAGTACTCTGCGCACCTGGAGGCACCTCCTGCGGCACCAGGGTCCAGGTGCACTGCAGGCCACCATCACCACGGGGAGAGTGCCAGCACTCTCCGGAGAGCAGCGAGAGACCCTGAAGCGACTGCTCAACGAAGGCGCACAGGTGCATGGCTTCCCCGACGCGAGCTGGACGACCCCGCGCGTCCGGGAGGTCATCGGTCGTCACTTCGACATCTGGCATCATCGCGACCACGTGCGGAGAATCCTGCACCAGTTGGGCTTCTCCCGCCAGAAGCCCGATCAACGCGCGCTGGAACAGAATCCCGAAGCGGTGGCCACCTGGATTCAGACCGTCCTGCCCGAGATCAAAAAAAAGTAACGGCGGGAGCGACCCTGGTCTTCCTGGATGAGGTGGGGTTCAGCCTGAAAGGCACGGTGAAGCACACCTGGGCGCTGCGCGGCCACACGCCCGTGGTGTATGGCAAAGCCAGCTGGGACAAGGTGTCGACTATCGGTGCACTCACCACTGCCGGCCAGTTCCTGCAACACACGCAACACGGCGCGTTCAAGAGTCCGGACGTGATTCGCTTCCTGCAGCACGTGTTGACGCACGTTCCAGGAGAGGTCGTGGTCGTCCTCGACAACGCCGGCATCCACAAATCGAAGGCCGTCACGGCCTTCGCGACAGGTGAAGCACGGCTGTCTCTGCAATATCTCCCGCCGTACGCTCCGGAACTCAATCCCATTGAACTGGTGTGGGCCTATGTCAAGCGCAACGTCCTGGGGAACTTCTGTGCACGGACACTGAAGGAATTGAAGGCGCGCCTCAAGGTTGGATGGGCGCGCGTCCGGTATGTCCGACTCCCTGCTCGCCTCCTCCACAGCTACCTTCCGTCCTAAACTTCAGCCGAGATCAATAATAGAGCCGAAGAAGTGGGAGGAGATTCGTCTCCTCCCACTTCCTAAACATTTGTCGTCTCTAAATTTTGCTGACGCCGAGGAGCCTTTGAGAAATGCTCTTGAGGACAAGGAACACAGAGACAAACAGCGAGAGCATATAGGGCACGGCCACGAGTGTGCTTTTCAAAAGGTACGAGGGGAAGTAAAGAAAGGCCCCAACGGTCATGCAGGTGCAGATGATGATGCAGGGGGGAAGAAGCTTGTTGAAGCGAACGAGGGCATAAGCGCCGTAAAGACCCGCGATGAGTGCAATCACGAACCAGACCAGAAGTACAGCCACCATGCCGTCATACCCGAGGGAGAGCGTCGGAATCGGCACCTTACATCTCCCCGCCGAGGCCCACGATCACCGTCATGGTGGTGTTGCTGCGGACCTTGGCGACCCGGCTGATGGACTGCGTGTTCTTGG from the Deinococcus hopiensis KR-140 genome contains:
- a CDS encoding IS630 family transposase (programmed frameshift), which produces MTDRWLPSRLTRAQLEERRLHFLKLLETGQYSSKELAELLGVSMSTLRTWRHLLRHQGPGALQATITTGRVPALSGEQRETLKRLLNEGAQVHGFPDASWTTPRVREVIGRHFDIWHHRDHVRRILHQLGFSRQKPDQRALEQNPEAVATWIQTVLPENQKKVTAGATLVFLDEVGFSLKGTVKHTWALRGHTPVVYGKASWDKVSTIGALTTAGQFLQHTQHGAFKSPDVIRFLQHVLTHVPGEVVVVLDNAGIHKSKAVTAFATGEARLSLQYLPPYAPELNPIELVWAYVKRNVLGNFCARTLKELKARLKVGWARVRYVRLPARLLHSYLPS
- a CDS encoding DUF3291 domain-containing protein; protein product: MHLAQVNVAKLHFPLDAPEIAEFKAGLDPVNGLADAAPGFVWRLKDDAGNATEVVFDTDPLLIVNLSVWEGLSALRAFSYSGLHLDFLKRRREWFQRYASPHLALWWVPANSTPTVEDARERLAHLHAHGPTPYAFTFAHGFDPDSSRTALR
- a CDS encoding transposase family protein; translated protein: MNRKQFRRRTGACPETFAEMEEVLTHREGRKKKSGRPAALSVAEQLLRTLEFWREYRTFAHLGDDWGVHETTVERVEAALIANARFQLPKKRVFQEAQLVYSIVAVDAAEVACERPKKAARLVSDKKKRHTLKFQLLICTVTQRILSTATSAGAVHDPKLLRPLGVRFPDQTVILGDAGDQGLWRSHTHAITTHKATLASPLSAEQRQENRVLAYTRQATPHVIRRMKIFRILKGVCRHRCRVALRVQLIAALCNLTRACAS
- a CDS encoding transposase family protein, coding for MLICTVTQRILSTTTSAGRVHDLKLLGQSGVRFPHQTALIGDAGYQGLWRSHRHAITTHKATLASPLSTEQRQENRVLAHTRQGTLHVIRRMKIFPVLKGVYRHRRRRFALRVQLIAVLCNRTQACQS
- a CDS encoding LysR family transcriptional regulator: MNPRLTLAQLRMFVATAETGGFGAAAAELNMSQSTISEAVKGLERTLGTPVFRRTPSGIQLTDAGDVALSYARTALGAADDLERAVKDMAALQLTGTLSVATYRSLGIHLLAPILSFLRSAHPLLEVRVVDAELDGESGQRFIREGQVDVGLIQLTESNDLLTWPLLDDEYWAVFPIQRGKRHMQWSELREQPLLLPPNSNCYTALRAHLSAHLGQKYSTLEVADDDVIFSMVEHGLGLTVMPRLATLPLRSGLVALPLPNPLYRSIGVAVKPGRAGLPHIRAFLKAMQAHKAAATMPTPLQLKSS
- a CDS encoding alpha/beta hydrolase, with the protein product MKQFLPPRQEARMSTRLIQVGALVLLGALAYRHARRSAPSLPVGTPVPLDPRTKILDALLKKAPGPSISEITAEEMIQRSSAQQSGPLFRLITGWPRRGVQHEDRTIPGRAGPIPIRIYTPERSSGAARPLVLSIHGGGWAQGSLDMADWMSSTVAADLDAVVVSVDYRLAPAHPFPAAVEDCFDALTWCASNSASLGASDRLGVMGESAGGNLAAVLALLAKEQGGPTIHHQALIYPATDMAHDSESRRKNVDQIILNAADRKAFERFYIPEGTDRTDWRLSPLLAPSHAGLPPALILMAGHDALRDDGTRYAEALRASGVPVVVRDYPAMPHAFISFPYFSRDAAPAMQQVVTEQRKYLKTGV